CCTGAGTTCTTATGCAATGTGCTGATGTGACCCATGTCAGCACGCTCGCGCCGCCCTCCGTCACACAGCCCGGCACCGCCGAACGCACCAGGTCGCGCCACCCCCTGGCGGTGGCGCTCGGCCTGTTCGCCCTCGCGCGGCTCACCGGTCTGGCCGTGCTCGCCGCGACCGCCTGGGCCACCGGCCACCATCCGCTCACCCTGCTCGGCCGGTCCTGGGACTCCCGCTGGTACCTGGGCATCGCCACGCACGGATACGGCCACACCCTCCACATCCGCCCCGGCGTCGTCTACAGCGACCTCGCCTTCTTCCCCCTCTACCCGGCGCTGGTGCGCGCCGTGACCGAGGTCAGCCCGCTGGGCGGCGGCGCGGCGGGCCTGCTGGTCTCCTGGACGGCGGCCGTGGCGGCGGCCTGCGGCATCTACGCGATCGGCGCCCGCCTGCACGGGCGGGCGGTGGGCACCGCGCTCGTACTCCTCTGGGCCCTGCTGCCGCATTCGGTCGTGCTGTCGATGGCGTACACGGAACCCGTCCTGACCGCGTTCGCCGCCTGGTCGCTGTACGCCGTGCTCACCCGCCGCTGGCTGTGGGCGGGCGCGCTGGCCGCGTTCGCGGGGCTCGCCCGGCCGAACGGTTTCGCGGTGGCGGCGGCGGTGCTGGCGACGGCGGCGTACGAGATCTTCCGGACCCTGCGGCGGCGCGGAAAAGTTACCCACAGCCTGTGGACGGGCGCGGCGATCGCCCCGCTCGGCTGGCTGGCGTACGTCGTCTGGGTCGGCCACCGCACGGGCGACCTGCTGGGCGGCTACTTCGCGGTGCAGCGCGGCTGGGGCTCCAGCTTCGACCTCGGCCGCGGCTCCCTCCGCTTCGCCCGCCACCTGGTCCTCCACGGCGACCGCCTGGTCTTCCCGATGACGCTGCTGATCGTCGCCGCGGCGGCCCTCCTCTACGCCCTGCTCCTCCTGGACCGCCCCCCGCTCCCGCTGGCCGTCTACACCGCCGTACTCCTGCTGATCACCCTCGGCGGCTCCGGCTTCTTCGGGTCCAAGCCCCGCTTTCTGCTCCCCGCGTTCCCGCTGCTGCTCCCGCTCGCCCAAGCCCTCGTCCGCACGGCGAGAGCCCGGCCCTGGCACGCGGTCGTGGTGACCGGTGCCCTGGCCGGGCTCTCGTTCGCCTACGGGGCGTATCTGGTCGTGCTCGCGGATACGCCGCTGTAGAAGACGTTCAGGTCCTACTCGTCGCCGTCGGCGTCACCCTCGGGCTGCTCGGCGTCGTTGACCTCCCGCTCCAGGCCGAGCTGCTCCACGAGCCACTTGTCGAACTCGATCGCGGCCCGCACCCAGCTGACCGTCGACGACACGAAGTGCTCCAGGGCCACCCCGGTGCCGATCAGCATCTGCGCCTCACCGATGAGGCGGACGGTGCCGTCGTCGTGGGTGTGCGTGTAGACCTTCGGCCACAGGGTGCGCCGGTTCCAGTCGTCGATGGACTCGAGCAGCTGCGGCTTCTCGTCGATCTTGTGGGGCCGGTCGTAGAACGTCCGGACGGAGAAGACCTGCTGGTCCCCCTCACCCCGGAACATGAAATACGTACGGAACTGCTCCCACGGCGCCGCGAGGTCACCCTCTTCGTCAACGACGTACTTCAGCTCCATCTGCTCCAGGAGCTGCTTCACGAGGTCCTGATCCGGGACGACGGGGCCCGCCGGTCCTTGGGGCTGCGGCTCGGGCTGGCCCCCGAAGTTCGGAATCGAGGACGGGTCGATGCTCACCGTGTTTTTCCCTTCGTACGGATTCCGCCATCCTCCCCCATGCGGGGAGGGGGGTGGCAACCCCCGGCGGGGCCTGTCAGCCGTGGGCTGACTTGATCCCACCGCCGGGAGTCCGGGTACCCCCGATCAGAGCGTCTTGCCCGTGGTCGGGCCGACGATCAGGCCGTCTTCGAAGGTGTCGACGCGGATCGTGTCGCCGTCCTTGATCTCGCCCGCCAGGATCTCCTTGGCGAGGCGGTCGCCGATGGCGGTCTGGACCAGGCGGCGCAGGGGGCGGGCGCCGTAGGCCGGGTCGTTGCCCTCGTGGGCGAGCCAGGCCAGGGCCTCGTCGGTGATCTCCAGGGTGAGGCGGCGTTCGGCCAGACGGGCCGCGAGACGGTTGATCTGGAGGCGGGCGATCCGGCTCAGCTCGTCCTTCGACAGGGCCGAGAAGACGACCAGGTCGTCGAGGCGGTTGAGGAACTCCGGCTTGAAGGCGGTGCGGACCACCTCCAGGACCTGTTCCTTCTTCTCCTGCTCGGTGGTGATCGGGTCGACCAGGAACTGACTGCCCAGGTTGGAGGTCAGGACGAGGATCGTGTTGCGGAAGTCGACCGTGCGGCCCTGGCCGTCGGTGAGACGTCCGTCGTCCAGGACCTGGAGCAGGATGTCGAAGACCTCCGGGTGGGCCTTCTCGACCTCGTCCAGCAGCACCACGCTGTACGGGCGCCTGCGGACGGCCTCGGTCAGCTGGCCGCCCTCCTCGTAGCCGAT
This DNA window, taken from Streptomyces sp. NBC_00663, encodes the following:
- a CDS encoding YbjN domain-containing protein, which translates into the protein MSIDPSSIPNFGGQPEPQPQGPAGPVVPDQDLVKQLLEQMELKYVVDEEGDLAAPWEQFRTYFMFRGEGDQQVFSVRTFYDRPHKIDEKPQLLESIDDWNRRTLWPKVYTHTHDDGTVRLIGEAQMLIGTGVALEHFVSSTVSWVRAAIEFDKWLVEQLGLEREVNDAEQPEGDADGDE